Proteins from a genomic interval of Euleptes europaea isolate rEulEur1 chromosome 18, rEulEur1.hap1, whole genome shotgun sequence:
- the LOC130490333 gene encoding olfactory receptor 2F1-like has translation MKKKLRMGANNFTSTTEFIMLGLSRDPNTRILLFVLFLLMYIFILVGNLGVIMLVRLDSNLHTPMYFFLSHLSSAEICFVTTNIPQMLYQLLTGNGRLPVIRCELQMYTTLSLGCIEAFLLGVMAYDRYLAICRPLVYVTIMGKWRQFQLASACWVAGFSIAAICASITFQHTFCRPCCINHFVCEIPMVLKMACDDVRTTELIIVIFAGIVVLGPFLLIFISYGLILFSVLQMRSASGLRKAFSTKKL, from the exons ATGAA GAAGAAGCTTCGAATGGGGGCCAACAACTTCACCTCAACGACAGAATTCATCATGCTGGGACTCTCCCGTGACCCCAACACACGGATTCTCCTCTTTGTGCTCTTTCTCCTCATGTACATCTTTATCCTTGTGGGGAATCTAGGGGTCATCATGCTGGTACGATTGGACTCCAATCTCCACACGCCAATGTATTTCTTCCTCTCACACCTGTCAAGCGCGGAGATCTGTTTTGTCACCACCAACATCCCCCAGATGCTGTATCAGCTTCTAACGGGTAATGGAAGGCTGCCTGTAATCCGTTGTGAGTTACAGATGTACACGACATTGTCTCTAGGTTGCATTGAAGCATTTCTGCTAGGGGTCATGGCTTACGATCGTTACTTAGCTATCTGCCGTCCCTTAGTATATGTCACCATCATGGGGAAATGGCGCCAATTCCAGCTTGCCTCAGCCTGCTGGGTAGCTGGCTTTTCAATTGCGGCGATATGCGCGAGCATCACCTTCCAGCATACCTTCTGCCGCCCTTGCTGCATCAACCACTTTGTCTGCGAGATACCCATGGTGTTAAAGATGGCCTGCGACGACGTCCGTACCACGGAGTTAATCATTGTTATATTTGCAGGGATTGTCGTCCTGGGACCCTTTTTACTTATCTTCATCTCCTACGGCCTCATCCTGTTCTCCGTGTTGCAAATGCGGTCAGCCTCCGGACTTCGCAAGGCCTTCTCTAC
- the LOC130490334 gene encoding olfactory receptor-like protein OLF3: MGTNNFTSTADFILVGLSSDRNTQILLFVLILLMYIFILVGNLGVIMLVRLDPHLHKPMYFFLSHLSSVEIWFVTSNIPQMLNHLLTGRPELSLIRCALQMYLSLSLGSVEALLLGVMAYDRYLAICRPLVYATVMGRCFQFRLASACWAAGFAIAAVCVSITFQHPFCGPCCIDHFVCEIPMVLKLSCDDTRVTEFAIFGFAGVVILGPFSVILTSYGLILSSVLRMRSATGLRKAFSTCSSHLAVVTLFYGTITFVYIRPQSGTSPVNEKQVAVFYLVVTPLLNPLIYTLRNKDVHEAMAKVLRRWRL, from the coding sequence ATGGGGACCAACAACTTCACCTCTACGGCAGATTTTATCTTGGTGGGACTCTCCAGTGACCGCAACACTCAGATTCTCCTCTTTGTACTCATTCTCCTCATGTACATCTTCATCCTGGTGGGAAATCTAGGGGTCATCATGCTGGTCCGATTGGACCCCCACCTCCACAAACCCATGTATTTTTTCCTCTCACACCTTTCAAGTGTGGAGATCTGGTTTGTCACCAGCAACATACCCCAGATGTTGAATCACCTTCTTACAGGCCGGCCAGAATTGTCCTTAATTCGTTGCGCCTTACAGATGTACCTGTCTTTGTCTCTGGGTTCTGTTGAAGCCCTTCTGCTGGGAGTCATGGCTTACGATCGTTACTTGGCCATCTGCCGTCCCTTAGTATATGCCACAGTCATGGGACGATGTTTCCAGTTCCGGCTTGCCTCAGCCTGCTGGGCAGCTGGCTTTGCAATCGCTGCCGTGTGCGTGAGCATCACCTTTCAGCATCCCTTCTGCGGCCCCTGCTGCATCGACCATTTTGTCTGCGAGATACCGATGGTGTTGAAACTCTCGTGCGATGACACACGCGTCACAGAGTTTGCCATTTTTGGGTTTGCTGGGGTTGTCATCCTGGGGCCCTTTTCGGTTATCTTGACCTCTTACGGCCTCATTCTGTCCTCTGTGTTGCGAATGCGGTCGGCCACTGGCCTGCGCAAGGCCTTCTCTACATGCAGTTCTCACTTAGCAGTGGTCACCTTGTTCTATGGCACCATCACCTTCGTCTATATTAGACCACAGTCAGGAACCTCTCCTGTTAACGAAAAGCAAGTGGCTGTGTTTTACCTTGTGGTCACCCCGCTTCTGAATCCTCTCATTTATACTCTGCGAAACAAGGATGTCCATGAGGCGATGGCCAAGGTGCTGCGAAGATGGCGCTTGTGA